In the genome of Neodiprion pinetum isolate iyNeoPine1 chromosome 2, iyNeoPine1.2, whole genome shotgun sequence, one region contains:
- the LOC124211865 gene encoding luciferin 4-monooxygenase-like, whose amino-acid sequence MNDSRITIENNILKGKVVPFPPFEYTSFGELVLARLKNNPELVGQIDVTTGEKYTFDTMRDGSVRCALWMRKQGLLPGDVVTMCSHNQLDLALPCFATLYLGAVINPLDVGMNKRDFIHVLKITSPKMAFVNEDVATTFAEAVKETELDVKIVVLGRVPGFLAFQEVIAEQTVEEVQHYRCTPIKSSDETAVIMCTSGTSGFPKGVALAHAIILNQLHTSFADVFNHTALIISCLAWISGVYSMLISVAANSTRLLPPPFEEYTACALIEKFKIKSTLLSPSMLVSLVKSDALKKYDLSSLETVVCGGSVLPANTREAFNEMLPHASITVGYGMTEVGGAISIQTKNSKPGSCGSILDNFQLKVVDPDTGRLLGVNQLGELLLKNGTTMAHYYKDPQATACTIDEEGWLHSGDLGYYDEDGEIFIVDRLKEMIKYQGYQISPADIEDVLLSHPGVKEAVVVSVPHPVDNEHPIAFVVRRQAAITDKQVTEEELIDLVATEMADSKRLRGGVRFVDHLPKTPSNKVQRRDVRKLARAVGAT is encoded by the exons ATG aatgATTCGAGGATCACAATTGAGAACAACATACTCAAGGGTAAAGTTGTTCCCTTTCCTCCGTTCGAATACACCAGCTTTGGAGAACTTGTACTAGCAAGACTGAAAAACAATCCGGAATTGGTAGGACAG ATTGATGTTACTACTGGCGAAAAATACACCTTCGACACGATGCGTGATGGAAGCGTAAGATGCGCCTTGTGGATGAGGAAACAGGGCTTACTTCCGGGAGACGTTGTTACAATGTGCTCTCACAATCAGCTAGACCTCGCGCTGCCGTGTTTCGCAACCCTGTATCTTGGAGCCGTAATCAACCCCTTGGACGTTGGGATGAACAAaa gGGACTTTATTCATGTGTTGAAAATCACCTCCCCAAAGATGGCATTCGTCAACGAAGATGTAGCCACTACCTTTGCCGAGGCGGTCAAAGAAACAGAGCTAGACGTGAAAATTGTTGTACTAGGCCGCGTTCCAGGCTTTCTTGCGTTTCAAGAAGTGATTGCTGAACAAACAGTCGAAGAGGTCCAGCACTACAGATGCACACCGATAAAAAGTTCTGACGAGACTGCAGTAATTATGTGCACCTCTGGGACCTCAGGTTTCCCAAAAGGTGTTGCATTGGCCCATGCAATTATCCTTAACCAATTGCATACGTCCTTCGCTGACGTATTTAACCATACAGCGCTGATTATCTCATGTCTAGCATGGATCAGCGGGGTATATTCCATGCTGATTTCTGTAGCCGCAAATTCAACCAGGCTTTTACCACCGCCCTTCGAAGAGTACACAGCATGTGCGCTTATCGAAAAGTTTAAA ATAAAATCAACTCTTTTGAGCCCCAGCATGCTCGTTAGCTTGGTAAAGTCAGatgcgttgaaaaaatatgaccTCTCTAGTCTCGAGACAGTCGTGTGCGGTGGTTCTGTTCTACCCGCTAATACTCGGGAAGCCTTCAATGAGATGTTACCACATGCCTCGATCACCGTGGGTTATGGCATGACGGAAGTCGGAGGTGCCATTTCAATTCAGACGAAGAACTCGAAACCTGGATCATGTGGTTCCATCTTGGACAATTTCCAGCTAAAAGTCGTCGATCCAGATACCGGCCGACTACTGGGAGTCAATCAATTGGGTGAACTATTGCTCAAGAATGGGACCACGATGGCTCATTACTACAAGGATCCACAAGCTACAGCGTGCACAATTGACGAGGAAG GATGGTTGCACTCGGGAGATCTTGGCTACTATGACGAGGACGGGGAAATCTTTATTGTAGACAGACTAAAAGAAATGATCAAATATCAGGGCTATCAAATATCTCCAGCTGATATCGAAGATGTGCTTTTGTCTCATCCTGGAGTCAAGGAAGCTGTGGTTGTAAGTGTACCGCATCCTGTAGACAACGAGCATCCCATTGCTTTCGTGGTTCGAAGGCAAGCTGCAATAACTGACAAACAG GTTACGGAGGAGGAGTTAATTGACTTGGTCGCTACAGAAATGGCTGACAGTAAACGGCTACGTGGTGGTGTTAGATTTGTGGATCATTTACCAAAAACCCCATCAAACAAAGTTCAGCGCAGGGATGTCCGCAAATTGGCAAGAGCTGTGGGGGCAACATAG